The sequence CCGGCAATGCTCGACATGATTTTCGAAAATATCCTGTCGAACGCCATCAAGTACTCCCCTTCAGGGTCAACGGTCTCGGTGACGCTTTCAAACAGCACCGGTTCTGTGCTCTGCAGCATTGTCGATAACGGTATAGGCATTCCGGAAGAAAAGCTTTCAAGGGTTTTCGAACGGTTTTACCGGGTTGACGAATCGAGAAACTCCGGTACCGGAGGCTTCGGCCTCGGACTGGCCATCGTAAAAAATCTTGCCGACCTGCAGCAGATAGCCGTGTCTGTAAAAAGCCGCAAGAACCAGGGGACATCGGTCGAGCTGCGATTCCCGAAAACCTGATACTATCGTTTATTATCATCAAAACCTCTAAAACAATCCGATGAGCATCACCCGATACAAAAGCGGTACGGCAGGAGAAGCGTTAAAAGCCCTTTCAGGGTGGTTTTTGCTTGGCATTCTCTACAGCATCGACCTTATTCAGCATCCGCTCTATACCGAAAACCAGAATACCAAGTTTTTGCACGCGGCCGCAAAAACCGGTCAGGGTTTTCTCGAGCATGACTGGATGGCAAATACTCTCGACCCTCTGCCACTTTTCAGCTTTCTCATAGAGTCTCTTTATCGGATTGGAACTATTGATGTGGTTTATATTCTGTTTCCTGTTCTTTCCGCCGTTTTTCTGTATGCGATGACCGGTATTGCCGACCATCTTTTCGGGCTGAAACGGCATCCGGCCGGAGCATGGCTGTTTATTGCCGTACTCTTTCTTGAATACAAAAACATACAGCTCGGATTTGGCACGCAGTACCTGCTGGGACATTACTTGCAGCCGTGTGTTTTCGGCGTTTTCATTGTGCTTTCCATCGAGCGTTTCCTGAAAGAAAAACCGTTATGGGCATCGGCATGGCTCGCTCTGGCTGCGGCATTTCATCCCGCCTACATGCCGTCAGCCTTGCTGATACAGGGCTCTTACACGCTTGTGACCCTGCAGAAGCAGAAAAAAATATCAGGTGAACTCCTTCTGCCGCTGCTGCTTTTTATCGTGGTTTCGGCGCCTCTGGTGATCCGTTACAAACTGCTTTTCGCTCCATCATCGCCCTCGATATCAAATGAAGCTCTGACAATTCTTTCTGAACAGCGCATTGCAACACATACAAAAGTTCGCAACTGGCTGAACTACGAAGATTATATCGGGATGGCGCTGATCGCGATATCTATGATTATCGCCAGAAAAACCGTGCTTTTCCGGATCATGCTTCCACTTGCCGCACTGATTTTCGTAACGGTTCCGTTCCTTTACTTTTATTCCTGGCCGGCACTGGAAGTACTGACCCCATGGAGAACCTCCGTTTTGCTCCTGCCTCTTGCGTGGGCAATTCTCGGCGGATGGCTCATCGTTAAATTGTTTCCCCTTTTTGAAAAAAAACGGTTTGTCGTACAGTCGGCAAAATCGATAGCAGTCATAACCATTGCCGTAACAACGGGCTTGCATCTGCCCGTACAGCTCAAGCGCTTTTCCGAGTATCGCAATGCTCCGGAAATGGCTGTGTTGACTTTTGCAAAGCAACATACGGTTTCCAAAGATCTTTGGCTGGTGCCGTCCAGGAAAACGGAATTCGAAAAAGTCAGAATGCAAGGTGGTATTCCCGTTCTTGTAAACTGGAAAACCCATCCCTACAAAGACCGTGAAATTCTTGAATGGTACCGGCGGAACCGCTTGGCGGAAGCATTTTACAGCCATGCATGTAAAACCGAAAGCTCCCTGATTCTGCGAAAACTTGCGAGACTTTACGGAGTCAATCATGTTATTCTCGCCGCCGGAACGCCTCTACAGGCATGTCCACAGGCAAAAGTCATTTTCCGCGACAGCCATTACATAGCCATAGAACTTCCTGCATCATGGTCAGTGGCACACAAAAAGCACTCCTTCAACAATCAGTCCCATCGGAGAAGGCAAATGGTACCCGTAGTGCATCACACCGGAGCATAAAAATGCCTCCACGAGGCAACACCATTTTCAATGAACCGGAACAATGTGGCAATCAGTGCTTATACAGCGGGCCCTTCCGCTTGTCCTCTCATACCTTGAAGTGGACCCTATCGACCAGACAAAATAAGGTCGTATTTAAGGTGGCAACCCGCCGGTTGTTTATGCCGCTTCCTGTTGCGGCCCTGTAGCCTCCGACGACCCTTCGGAGACACTCTTAGAGAACTTGTCGACGATGCGTGCTCCGCCTCCTATGGCGCTTTCATACACCTCGTCCGGGGTTTTGTACCCCAGCGACTGATGAGGCCGCTCGATATTGTAAAAACGGAAATATTCGGCGAATCCCCGCATCATTTCTACCGCTGTTTCATAGCCTTTCAGGTACAGGTCTTCCTGCTTGACATTCCGCCATAACCGCTCGACGAAAACATTGTCCAGGGCCCGGCCACGGCCATCCATGCTGATGCGGATCTCATGGCTCTTGAGCACGCTGGTGAACGCATCACTGGTGTACTGAACGCCCTGATCGGTGTTGAAGATTTCCGGCGTTCCGTACTTGCGGATCGCCTCCTCAAGGCAGTCAACACAGAAGCTGCTATCCAGGGAATTCGAAAGCCTCCATGCCAGCACCTTGCGGGAATACCAGTCGATGACAGCCGTCAGATACATAAAGCCGCCGGGTAACCGGCAATAGGTCACATCGGTCGACCAGACATGGTTCGGTCTGGTAATGGCAAGACCTCGCAACAGGTATGGATAGATCTTGTGCTGCGGATGCGGTTTGCTGGTATTGGGCCCTGGAGCCATACCCGCAAGCCCCAGGTTACGCATCAGGCGCTGTACTCGTTTCCGGTTGACCTTGCGCCCTTGGGTGAGCAGGACCTGCTTCATCCGTCGGCTTCCATAAAACGGATGTCGGGTGTACTCCTCGTCGATAAGCTTCATCAGTTCCAGATCTTCAGTATTTGGCATGAGGCTTTTACTTTGCCCGTAGTACCCTGACCGGGTTACTCCGGCAAGTTCACATTGGGTAGATACCGACAACTGTTCTTTGTCGCTGATCCAGTTTTTACGCGCTTTCATAGGTACGGATCGACTTTTTTTTTGAGCCAACTCAACTCAACTTTGAGCCGACCTATTTCAGCATAAAGCTTTTCCGGATCTGCAAGTGGATCGACCGGCTTCGGGCCGCGCTTGGCCTCAAAGAGACCGGCCGCATGCTCTTGAACCTCACGCTTCCATTGCCCAACCAGATTCGGGTGGATACCAAATTCCCGACCGATCTCGTTCAGGGTTTTCTCGTCCCTGATTGCCTCAAGCGCCACTTTGGCCTTGAATTGTGCCGTAAAACTTTTGCGTTGCTTTTCGCTCATAACTTGTCCCTTTTTTGGGCAAGTTACCACCTTAAACCGTTGTCTGAAAATCGGGGGCCACTACACCTGCTGCTGATTGCGGCGGCAATATCGCTTGACTACATCCTCCATGCGGTCGGGCTCGCCTGGATAGGGCGGTATCTGGGCGTCGCCGGAACCGTATTTCTGGCCTCTTCCTTCGGCTATTCTGCCCGAAAGAAAAAAATTGTGAAGAATGGCACGATCAGATTTTTTCTCAGACTTCACTGCTATGCGGGATGGATAGGGACACTGATGATTCTCGTTCATTCGGGAATACATTTCAATGCGCTGCTGCCGTGGATGGCAACGCTGTGCATGATGACGGTAACGGCCAGCGGGCATGTCGGGCAGTATCTCGTAAGAAAATTGAGGGAAGAGGTGAACATGAAAAAAAAGAAGAACGGTATCGACAACGACCGGGATGAAGATATCGAACGGCAATGCTACTGGGACAGCGTCACCCTGAAAGCTCTCGAAAAATGGCGCACCATTCACATGCCAATCGTTTCCGTCCTGCTTGGGCTCACGCTTCTGCATATTGCGACCATTCTACTCTTTATGAACTGGAGATAAACAATGAAACCCCTGTTCGTCTTTCTGCTGTGCGCCATTATTCTCGCAGCACTTGCCCTGGCGTTTCCCCATGTGATGCTCAATCCCGGACAGCTCCTGAAAGGACACGAAAAGCTGAAAACATCCTGCATGAGCTGCCACGAGCCGTTCGGAGGAACCACATCCGCCCGCTGCATCTCCTGCCACAAACCGGGTGATATTGGAATCAGAACCGTCGCCGGAGAGCGGATTCCGGCAGATTCCGGAAAAACGAACGTTCATAAGGCTATTGCAGGAAAATCATGTACCGGTTGCCACTCCGATCACAAGGGGGCTAAAGCAACAGCCCTCAGAACGTTCAGGCACCTTGATCTTCCGCCGGAAATCCTCAAAAAGTGTATCGATTGCCACAGAGAGAGAAAACCTGAAGACGAAATCCACCGATCGCTGTCATCCGGTTGCGCGCAATGCCACACAACCGATAGATGGAAACCGGCGACCTTCGACCACAGGAATTTCAACCCCTCGTCAGGGAAACAATGCATCAGCTGCCACAAGGAGGAAAAACCGAACGACGCTCTGCATAAAGAATATCTGGCAGCGTGCGGCTCGTGCCACTCCACCAGCCGATGGAAACCCGCGACATTCAATCATGACCGGTATTTTCGGCTTGATGGTGATCACCGGGCGAGTTGCCGTACCTGTCATACGGATCCTGCAAACTATAAAACATACACCTGTTATAACTGTCACGAGCACTCGGCAGCCAATATTGCCGCCGAACACAGGGAAGAGGGTATCTATCGGTATGACAACTGCATGAAGTGCCACAGAAGCGGAAAAACCGGCGAACACGAAGATTAGTCTGCGTTTACAGACGAGAGTTTTCCGGCGACGAAAATCGACGCAACGCCCGTAACGGCAAGTTGCATCAGCGGCAGCAGACCGATCCCTGAAACCGTCGGCATTGAAGGCAGATAGGCCCATGCATGCAGGATCTGCACCGCAGCATACTCACCCACGGCAGCTGCGATAATGGCGACAAGGAAAAATAACGCGGTATGGCTTACCGTGTTTTCCCGGAGCAGAGAACGAAAAACAAGCGCAACGAATAAATAAAGTCCCAAAACGGCAACAGCGTCATAGCTTGCCATTTCGAGCATCATAGGCACATAGCTGGCCGCTTCCATTGCGGGATGATCTACAAACAGAAGCCCGTGCAGGGACTCCCAGAAAAAATTAAGGAAGAACGCCACAATCCAGAGTGCCGCAAAAAAAACAAGCTGCTTTCGACCGGTCGCCGTCATATCCGTGCATTAAAGCATTACCGAACAGAGAACAAAACAATACGGCATACCAACAAAGTTCCGGCACGACCAGACGGGCGCCCGGCAAGAAAACAGCGAAACGAGAGTGACTGAGGAAAACAAACAGCAGATTCGTCAGGATCTTGAATCTCTGTTTACGAAAAGCGAGAATCGTATCGATTCCAGGCGGGAAAAAGTGCAGATGCGGTCATTTCGCAGATAACATTATGTCAGCCATGCACAATGAAGAAATGTCGAAAAAGAAATCCATACAGAATTACTCAACAGGTAAAACTCGTACGCCCGATTCCAGACGATTCAAAGAGAAATTCGCTCTTCGATAGATATCTGCCTGCTCCGCTGGTTTTGTCGATTACGATGAGTTTGTTGGGAATGCAGGCGTACTTGAGGGCATCGAGTTGGAGGTTGGGACTCTGGCGTAGCCAATCAGGCGCCCTTCGCCATCTATTGCTTTGGATTGAGTTGCTCATCGATGTCTCTTGATGCATGCAGCACCCTGACAACTTCTATGCCGTCCGGAATGATGAGATAAAAAATGATATAGCGGCCAACCGGAAAACTGCACAGCCCCGGCAAGAGTTCATTACGAGACCGACCGATACGGGGTGACTGTGACAGTTCATGGAATTTTCCGTCAATGGAGTCGATAAACTCAACTGCTCGGTTCGGGCTGTCTTCTGCGATATAACTCCATATTTCGGCAAGATCGTCGAAAACGAGAGGGCGGATCCTGATTGTTGGCATGATGTTCTCCTGTTCACGCCTTATTTCTTTCCCTGCCGGCTTTCTTTACCTCTTCAGGGTCCCATACGAGCGCCGTCCCGCTCTCTATTCCCGCACGAATATCCTGCCGTAACAGATCCATCTTTGCCTGACGAATGGAATCCTGCTCGGCCATAAGACGCAAAGCTTCACGCATAACCTCACTTGCAGATGTATAGAGCCCGGACTTGACTTTGTCACGCACCATTTTTTCAAGCGATGGTGTCAGATTAATGTTCATTGCCATGGTTTCCTCCTTAGTAACAGTTCTTATACAAATCATGTCAATTTATGACAATCTCTGACAATAATAAAGCAATAACAACTCTCTTCGCCTGCCAGGAGGTCGAGAACTCAGGAATCCCTGATGATTCAACGGCCTGATAAAACAATGCAAGCCCGCCAGGAATTAACCGTCTGATTCTCCCTTCCCTGCGCGTTCATACATTCCATCCTGAAGAATCACATAGACGGTTGAACGTCCGCTCGCGTATGCATGTGTTGAGGCAACCGAGGGTTTTGTCGCTCATGTCCCGGATGAAGTTGATGTCAAAGCAATCCGGCAGAGTCTGGGTCTGACGCAACCGGAATTTTTCCTTCGTTTCGGTTTCGATGTTCGGGCTCTGCAGGACTGGTAACAAAAACGTCGTCAACCTGACCGTGACGCAAGGGTATTGCTGAAAGTCATTGCCCGCGAACCCGAAGCCGTCCAGAGAGTCCTGGCTCAATAAACCCTGCCATTCATCGCATTTTCCCACATCAGCCTTATGCCAGCGTTGATTCATGCAAACCCGCCATGAAAAAATGTCGAGTTCCTCGAAAAGTTTTTTGCAAGAGTGAGCAGAGAAAAAGTATCTTTATGGATACAATATGAGCGAAACAATCACCATAAAAGTCACTGCCGATTTTGATCACTGGCTGAAGAGGTTAAAGAACCTGCAGGCTCGTGCGAAAGTTATCGCACGGATCAGGAGTGCCGAAAAAGGCAATTTCGGAGATTGCAAGCCTGTCGGGGACGGTGTTTCTGAAATGCGGATTCATTGCCGGTCAGGATACCGGATTTATTTCATGCAGAACGGATTGACGGTGTATATCCTGCTCGTCGGGGGTACCAAGGCAACGCAACAGCAAGACATTACAAGGGCGAAAGAAATTGCCCGTACTATCAAGGAAGGAAATTATGAGCAAAGTGACAGTCCGGGATTTTGATCCGGCCAACTATCTCGACAATGATGAAATGATTGTCGAATACCTCAAGGCAACCGCAGAAGATCCTGATCCCGAAGTATTTCTTGAGGCTTTGGGAGATGTTGCAAGAGCAAAGGGTATGGCAGAAATTGCCAAAAAAACAGGACTTGGTCGTGAAAGCCTCTATAAGGCTTTGCGGCCGGGAGCACACCCGCGTTACGAAACCATTAAAGCTGTTCTTAAGGCCGTCGGCGTGGAAATAACATTCAAACAGGTTTCCTGAGCCCTCGATATCTGACAGTTGCTGCCCTTTCCGGATTCTGGTCGAAGGTGCTGACGCAGATATATCCGATTCATTGACCCTTAGGGGTTTCCTTCTCTCGGCAGTTGTCAGGATGAACTCTATGACCCTTGATTTTGACTGTCAACAAATGCGGATACGCACTCTATTCTGACATGAATCCCGCATCATTTCTACCGCTGTTTCATAGCCTTTCAGGTACAGGTCTTCCTGCTTGACGTTCCGCCATAACCGCTCGACGAAAACATTGTCCAAGGCCCTGCCACGGCCATCCATGCTGATGCGGATCTCATGGCTCTTGAGCACGCTGGTGAACGCATCACTGGTGTACTGAACGCCCTGATCAGTGTTGAAGATTTCCGGTGTCCCATACTTGCGGATCGCCTCCTCAAGGCAGTCAACACAGAAGCTGCTATCCAGGGAATTCGAAAGCCTCCATGCCAGCACCTTGCGGGAATACCAGTCGATGACAGCCGTCAGATACATAAAGCCGCCGGGTAACCGGCAATAGGTCACATCGGTCGACCAGACATGGTTCGGTCTGGTAATGGCAAGACCTCGCAACAGGTATGGATAGATCTTGTGCTGCGGATGCGGTTTGCTGGTATTGGGCCCTGGAGCCATACCCGCAAGCCCCAGGTTACGCATCAGGCGCTGTACTCGTTTCCGGTTGACCTTGCGCCCTTGGGTGAGCAGGACCTGCTTCATCCGTCGGCTTCCATAAAACGGATGTCGGGTGTACTCCTCGTCGATAAGCTTCATCAGTTCCAGATCTTCAGTATTTGGCATGAGGCTTTTACTTTGCCCGTAGTACCCTGACCGGGTTACTCCGGCAAGTTCACATTGGGTAGATACCGACAACTGTTCTTTGTCGCTGATCCAATTTTTACGCGCTTTCATAGGTACGGATCGACTTTTTTTTTGAGCCAACTCAACTCAACTTTGAGCCGACCTATTTCAGCATAAAGCTTTTCCGGATCTGCAAGTGGATCGACCGGCTTCGGGCCGCGCTTGGCCTCAAAGAGACCGGCCGCATGCTCTTGAACCTCACGCTTCCATTGCCCAACCAGATTCGGGTGGATACCAAATTCCCGACCGATCTCGTTCAGGGTTTTCTCGCCCCTGATTGCCTCAAGCGCCACTTTGGCCTTGAATTGTGCCGTAAAACTTTTGCGTTGCTTTTCGCTCATAACTTGTCCCTTTTTTGGGCAAGTTACCACCTTAAACCGTTGTCTGAAAATCGGGGGCCACTACAGTTTATGAGGGAGACCTTGCGCACAAAACCCTTTTATCTGTGTACCCATAAGATCAACTGATAACATAGGTTGTATTATATGCGGAAATTTCCGATCTTGATTTTTTATGCTTGTAAATGACTTGCCGTAAAAGAGCGCTTTCATAGCGATCTTCTCTAATAAAAAAACAAATGAAGGACGGTTTTTATGACTTCATACCGTGTTCGCACTGCCTCTTCGGATCTTTCAGGTCGTTCTGACCGTAAAAAAATGACTCGACCCAGTGGTCGCAGCGGGATCCGTCTCTGTCTGCTTCTCGCCCTTCTATGCCACACAGGAATACCTGAGAACGCATCCGGTGCGACTACCAGGCGGCTTGATGAGAACTACACAAGCAATAATACGACGCTCCAGAGTGACTCGAATTATAGCAACACGAATAGTTTTGGCTTACCCAGAAATGTTACAATAAAACAGGGAGCTACTGTCTACACTTCCTCCACGACGAGTATCAATATCATTGGGTATACTCCGTTGTCACCGAGAACCTTTTTTATCAACGGCACCCTGAACAACAATGGTTCTTTATCAAACAATGCAGGTTTAGGTGGCAAAATCAGTATCGGCAGTACCGGCGCGCTGAACAATGCAGGCACGGTGATCAATAATTACGAACTGACCAACAGCGGCACGTTCAACAATGCAGGCACGGTGATCAATAATTTTTCGCTGACCAACAGCGGCACGTTCACCAACAACGGAGGGTTGGACAATAAAGGCCTGCTCACTAACAACAATACTTTCACCAATAACGGTACGCTCACTAATACGGGTTCTTTCAACGCCGATGTTATATCTGCTTTTTTTAATGGAACAGATATCACTATAAACCCGGAAAACCTGTTTGATATAATAGTAGATGGAATCGGTAGCGTAATATCAGGTGAAGGGTTAGGCATCATCTATAATACTGACGATTTTACCAACAACGGCACGCTGAACAATAAGTTCGTGTTGTTGAACGCTGGTACGCTGACAAACACCAGCCCAACCACGCTGAACAACGAAGGCCTGCTTATCAACACCAAGGATCTCATCAACAGCGGCCAGTTCAATAACAGCGCCATTGTCATTAACAGCAGCAACCTGACCAACACCGGCGTCCTCGACAACACCGGTTCCGGCACCTTCGACCTTACGTCGTTTTTTGACGGGGAGAACTTTTCTTTCGACTTCAGTAACCTTTCCAGTCTTCTCGCAGGCAATGG comes from Chlorobium limicola DSM 245 and encodes:
- a CDS encoding IS3 family transposase (programmed frameshift), which codes for MSEKQRKSFTAQFKAKVALEAIRDEKTLNEIGREFGIHPNLVGQWKREVQEHAAGLFEAKRGPKPVDPLADPEKLYAEIGRLKVELSWLKKKVGSVPMKARKNWISDKEQLSVSTQCELAGVTRSGYYGQSKSLMPNTEDLELMKLIDEEYTRHPFYGSRRMKQVLLTQGRKVNRKRVQRLMRNLGLAGMAPGPNTSKPHPQHKIYPYLLRGLAITRPNHVWSTDVTYCRLPGGFMYLTAVIDWYSRKVLAWRLSNSLDSSFCVDCLEEAIRKYGTPEIFNTDQGVQYTSDAFTSVLKSHEIRISMDGRGRALDNVFVERLWRNVKQEDLYLKGYETAVEMMRGFAEYFRFYNIERPHQSLGYKTPDEVYESAIGGGARIVDKFSKSVSEGSSEATGPQQEAA
- a CDS encoding type II toxin-antitoxin system RelE/ParE family toxin, whose translation is MSETITIKVTADFDHWLKRLKNLQARAKVIARIRSAEKGNFGDCKPVGDGVSEMRIHCRSGYRIYFMQNGLTVYILLVGGTKATQQQDITRAKEIARTIKEGNYEQSDSPGF
- a CDS encoding DUF6798 domain-containing protein, encoding MSITRYKSGTAGEALKALSGWFLLGILYSIDLIQHPLYTENQNTKFLHAAAKTGQGFLEHDWMANTLDPLPLFSFLIESLYRIGTIDVVYILFPVLSAVFLYAMTGIADHLFGLKRHPAGAWLFIAVLFLEYKNIQLGFGTQYLLGHYLQPCVFGVFIVLSIERFLKEKPLWASAWLALAAAFHPAYMPSALLIQGSYTLVTLQKQKKISGELLLPLLLFIVVSAPLVIRYKLLFAPSSPSISNEALTILSEQRIATHTKVRNWLNYEDYIGMALIAISMIIARKTVLFRIMLPLAALIFVTVPFLYFYSWPALEVLTPWRTSVLLLPLAWAILGGWLIVKLFPLFEKKRFVVQSAKSIAVITIAVTTGLHLPVQLKRFSEYRNAPEMAVLTFAKQHTVSKDLWLVPSRKTEFEKVRMQGGIPVLVNWKTHPYKDREILEWYRRNRLAEAFYSHACKTESSLILRKLARLYGVNHVILAAGTPLQACPQAKVIFRDSHYIAIELPASWSVAHKKHSFNNQSHRRRQMVPVVHHTGA
- a CDS encoding addiction module antidote protein, which translates into the protein MSKVTVRDFDPANYLDNDEMIVEYLKATAEDPDPEVFLEALGDVARAKGMAEIAKKTGLGRESLYKALRPGAHPRYETIKAVLKAVGVEITFKQVS
- a CDS encoding type II toxin-antitoxin system RelE/ParE family toxin, whose product is MPTIRIRPLVFDDLAEIWSYIAEDSPNRAVEFIDSIDGKFHELSQSPRIGRSRNELLPGLCSFPVGRYIIFYLIIPDGIEVVRVLHASRDIDEQLNPKQ
- a CDS encoding cytochrome c3 family protein; this encodes MKPLFVFLLCAIILAALALAFPHVMLNPGQLLKGHEKLKTSCMSCHEPFGGTTSARCISCHKPGDIGIRTVAGERIPADSGKTNVHKAIAGKSCTGCHSDHKGAKATALRTFRHLDLPPEILKKCIDCHRERKPEDEIHRSLSSGCAQCHTTDRWKPATFDHRNFNPSSGKQCISCHKEEKPNDALHKEYLAACGSCHSTSRWKPATFNHDRYFRLDGDHRASCRTCHTDPANYKTYTCYNCHEHSAANIAAEHREEGIYRYDNCMKCHRSGKTGEHED
- a CDS encoding type II toxin-antitoxin system ParD family antitoxin, giving the protein MAMNINLTPSLEKMVRDKVKSGLYTSASEVMREALRLMAEQDSIRQAKMDLLRQDIRAGIESGTALVWDPEEVKKAGRERNKA